Genomic DNA from Solanum dulcamara chromosome 4, daSolDulc1.2, whole genome shotgun sequence:
taaaaaaaaataacataactGGAATATTAGTAGTACAGCATCTAGTTTCCGATATTGaacttcccaaaaataaaccAAACACTAGGGGTGTTATAGAGGAAAAGGTTTTCCAATTAAGttgttaaattttttaaaacatattccCTAAGAAAAACAAGTTCCATAATATCGTTGTGCACTAATTGTCTACTTCCCATCCCATCCCTCTAATAGCCCAAAATACTATTGGGAGAATATACTTCTGCTTGCTTACCAACAACCAAAAAATACGTaagaaaaatcatttatttttcaagaacATTTTATatggaaaacattttttttcatgGTGTTTTTTAATTGGAAATTAAACACTATAAATCAGAGGAAATATAATACGGAGATTATTTCTTAAACTTCAATGCATACGATCTCTAGGTATGCAAAAATTCTTTCGCCATATATTTTCTATTAGAGAATCATGAACACGGCCAGGTATGCAAAAATCCCCACGTGGAAAGGTTGGGGGCTGGCTTGTCCCATTTTCCTCTTCTCTCACGAGCTAACAAAATACTACCCAAATGTATGAAAATTTTTGCCTTTTTAGTATTAGCCACTCCATCCTGGTAATGAAGAAAGTGCCTGTAATTTCTATCTTTTTGTCCAAATCCTGCCTCACCGGCAACGTCGATAGAGTGTTCAGCACACAAATTTCAAGAGGAAAATATAACTTGTGCACAGATGACTTTCCCTCCAGGAATTGATAATGCTAAGCTGAATTATCCACGGACTCCAATCAATTCAATATCAAACACCAACCATGAGTTTGGTGGGATATTCTCCCCAGCTCCCTGACTCCCGTAGCTGCAAAAACAGGTATAAGAATTAATCAAAGTTAGAGAAGGAAGTTACATGTGCACCCAGTAGCAGAGTCAAGATTCTGCAGGAGGAACTTATCTTGGGCGGTAGTAAAGGAAAAGCTttcaagaaaaaacaaaaagattGAGGGGAAGCAGGGAGAGAGATTTTGTGTCTTCAAATATATTCAGAAAGTGAATATGCAGCATACCCTACTGATGGTGGGACTGTGAGCCTTCTTTTGTCACCCACACGCATGCCTGTTACAGAAGACATAATATAATATTAGCTGCTGGCAGCTGCGAAAGAAAAGAATTAAGTAAAGACATATCAAATCTACTCATCGCTGTCTTTACCATCAAGACCAAGGTTCCATCCCTCTATGACATCTTTATCGCCTTCAAacaataaaaaggaaaatcagAGTTGAACAAAAGTCCATCAAAACGAAATAAATTCTTCTAAGAGTCCTGTGAATACCTAGACGAAATTTGTATGGAGATTTTCCCATATTTGTGTAAAATATCTGCCCATTCTCCTTTAGCTTGCCAGTGTAATGAACTTTGATCTGTGCAGCAGTTCATTCAGCAGAAAAAAGTTGACTATTTTTCCTGAGGTCAGGTCCCCTAAATTCACAGTTCGAGATATCTATAAATTCTCAACTAAATTACCTTCTTTCCTGGAGCTGCCAATTTTCCACCAGGTGCACCCACTGCGAGCTCTTCAATGGTCAACCCATTAGACAAGGTCTTTATTACAGTAGACTTAACCTTCAGACTCTTGTCCTCAATATTCACGGATTGTCTATTCATTTCATTCTCTTGCAGAACAGGAAGATCCATGTTTACCATACAGTCCTCCTGAgatttgcttttctttttcttcttctttttaagtttcttaTCCAATTGGTGCCCATCAGCTACGGAGTCAGATTTTCCATCTATACTACTACTGCATGCATGGATGGTCAAAATATTATTACCAAATATAGTCCCTAAAGCAACTTCTAGAAGGAGGCTTTGGCATGCAATCATGCCTAGAGAATGCAGGTAAAGGCAAGTGCATGATATTCAGAGTATGTACATCAGAATTGGCAATAATTACATATATTTAGTACTCCAtccgttcacttttacttgtcacttTCAACACATCAAGAAAAGACAATTatctttttcctattttaccctcaacattaattacttattcccCCAAAATAATTTTCCAAGACCTAAGACTACacatcaattaatatggataTAGTGGTAAACTACTCAATTAATCATTGTTTCTTAAGGGCGTACAAAGTCCAAGaaggacaagtaaaagtgaacagaAGGAGTAGTTCATAGCAGATTCAGTTTTTCCCAACCTATTTCCCCTCGACAAAAAAGAGCTTTGATAAAGGTAGGGTCCACTGTTTAGGCAGTAGGCAGTAGGCAACATTGGGGTTTGGTGCACTTTTTGTGAGAACAACGCAGCTAATTAAACATTAAAAACTCACTTATTGATGTTCAGTttttgatcttcttcatctatTGCAATTGGATCCTCACCCAGGTGACCAGCTTTTAGAGGATCTTGTTTCAGTTGATCCACTTTAAGAATGATATCACAGTTTGTATCATGGTTTTCAACAGATTTGGCTTCCACAGAATGTTTTCTTTTCTTCGATTTTGGAACATGACTAGAATCCTCTTCTGCAAAGGGATCCAGAGTATCAGACTGGCCATCTTTCCTGCCAGAGCATGTAGcttgaaaaaaattagaaggGTAATGAGgtgtaaaaaaaagaaaaattaagagAAACTCGATCAGTACATATGGTGGATAAACTAGCATCTGAACATACGTTAGCACAAAAACAGAACAACTACATTCAAAAATAAGCAACATCTTACATATTAGTTGTCATTGCCAACCCGACATCCACCAAATTTGCTTTATCTTCTCTGTCCTTCGTATCACTGCTAGTATTTGCTTCAATAAGTTTACTACCATTGCCCTCAAGCcgtttcctcttcttctttgagTTAATGCTATTTTCATGTCCGTGTTCAATAAGATGGAGCAAAATAAGCAGAAAGAAGGTTAGACCCTGTGCAACAGGCAAGCAATGTTCCCTTGAATGgacaaaataaaggagaagaacaTTCCACACGAATGCCTGCCCACAGAGCAGAGAGGATGACATGCACTTAGAAGGAATAGCTTCTAGTCATTTTTCCTTTTCAGGATAAGGAATAGCTTCTAGTCATTTTTCCTTTTCAGGATTACTCGAGAGCTGACCCCCAGATGCTATTCATCTTAATTCTTAGTTTACTCTGGTAAACAATCATGAACTGGCAACAGGTCCACATGCCAACAATggatataagaaaaaaatagtttaacaaAATTCTTCAAGGTAATACTCAAAGCTAGAGAACATATGATAAAATTTCCTTTGGTAAGATCGGGTACCTAGTATGGATAACAGAACAATTACACATTGAAAACTTTCAGCAAGGTTTTGGGGTCCATGAAAAAATGCAGATCTGAGAAAAGGTGGTTTTCAAAGGAGAAGATCCTATCATACTAGATCCCCTTAGTTCCTTATAAAGCTTATAATGGCCCACGTCCAAGACCAAAAAGTTACTGCAATCACAGAAATCAGTAGTTGCTTATGTGTGACTTACTTGGCTTTCTTAGATTCCACTGAAACACCATTTTCTGTCCTATGAGGAACCTCAGCACTTAGCATGTCATTCTTTTGATTATCTTCTGATGCTACAGGCGTCACATCTGTTTTCTTAAGTGCAGATAAGAGACAAGTATCTTCATCTTCGCTTTCCTGCAATATATCCTCATTTTCGGACTCACTTACTTGGTACTTCTTCCTAAGCCTTTTATGGCCGCCGTTGTTGTTGTTAAGCTTATTGTCTGACAGGTTCTCATCATCATCTTGAACTGAAAACGCCAAAAAGTCTATCAGAAGAATAGAAGTTCGGAATGTataaagataagagaaactAACATCCAAGGGTGTGGCCTAACCGTCGATGAAGGAGGCCAGAGTTTGAATCCTAATAAGGGCAAAGAAAGCtagggaattttttttaatcttcctAAGACAAAGTTACCCAGTACCTATACTAGTAGGAGATGTGGGTACCTAGAGGACCATTATcagaaaaataatactaatattgAAATGAGAATCTAATACACCAGCTGGATCATTGGTATCAAAATACTACCAGATCGTGCTGATTTGGAGGGAGGCAGAGAGGGGATTAGCAGTGTGTCGACTGCCCTCCAATCCCTCTTTTAGGGCTTGTTTGGACATGTAATATGAAATCATGATGTCAAATCAAATTGATATGAAATTGAACTTTTGTTTGGACATGCAATTTGGATTTCTTAAGTTGTATTTCtcataaatatgaaaatcccaCAGGTTGTGAAAAGTATCAAAATTTCCCCAATTCTTGTACAATCTTACCAAATGGGCAAACCATAGTTCAAAAACAAGATATCAGAATATCCTAAAGCACCGTATTGATAAATCGTGTATCTCCATGTTCCTTTAATGAATAAATGTTTGCAAttacaaactttcaaatacacataTTTTTATAAAGATCCATTAGTCAACAATAGTAGTAACTAGTTAATCTTTAATATAAGCCTTTCACATGGTATAGACAATTTCTTCACGCCAAGCATGAGTATTTTTTTGCACAATTTAAAATGATGGatcttttttttacaaaatataaacttatgggtcaaatttttacattttaaaaaaatgaaatcagGATTTGGAATCCCAAATCATgctttttggagaatttgagatatgaaatcatgattttaaatcacatgtccaaaaattgatttgaaatcataatatggAATTGCAAGTCCAAATGCAAGCTTAGTTTGTCTGAAGGAGATATCCCACTGGACTATCATAACCCACACTCAAGGAGATGAGCAGGAAAAAAAGGATAGGTGCAGAACTCATATTTAATTTAAGAGGCAATTGATAGCTTCAACCTTGCATGATCACATGGAGTTAAAAGATACCTCCGCTGCTTGAAGCAGGTGAAGGTGGGGATATTTCTGGTTCAGCATCGTTGATAAAGCTATCATCATACTTGTCATCATCACTGTCATGGCAGGATTCCCCTGTTTCCGTGTCTGCAATATCCTCTCCATATGACTCTGTATCACTGTTTACATTTGCTCGCCGACTATTTCCCACATAGTAACCGGTCAGATAAACAGTTCTTGGACCAAGAACAGAAAAAACCACATCTTCTGCCTCCTCAAACTCTAAATCCAAATGGCATGACTCTGTCTTGTTAGGTAACAAAGCACAGAGGAAAACCGGACTCTTGTTCCCCACATTACACTGTACCAAACTTTTAGTTTCAGCTTTGCCAATTCCCAATGTTGCCTAAAAGGACACAACACATAGAACAAGGAGCTAAAAGTGGTTAATCTCCCGACTATCcttaaaaagaaatgaatatgCATCACAAACAGAATCTGACTCAAATGAAAACTTAATCTTGCTTTGAGCTTGTTTTAaactttttccctttcttttcatctttttgCTTTGTTATCTGAAATTGAAACTACTCACACGGTCACTCCATTTCATTCTATATATCAGTACTTGACTAgacaaaaagttaaaattagCATTAGATTGAATTTAGCGGAATAAAGGATTCACACaatgtttgaaaaaaaagtttGATAGGGAAAACATTTCAACAAGTTTTAGGTTGTACAGAAATTGAATGACgccaaaaaatttattttattttatttttggtacACAATGGGAAAGATTACCTTAACAAATGACCACAAATCACAACCTAAAGAGCACCTAATTCCACAGCCACCTTCTAGGAAGAGAAGGTGAAAAGTAGGCCTCaagcaaacaaaaaaaaaactatacatTTCCAATCTATGTATAAAGCCTCAACATCCAATTGCTTTCTTGGAGCCGCTAAGTAAGTCTATTCTGTATATAATATCTCTCTTTATATGTGCAATTACTTCATCCGGTTGTACATGCTTCCTCTGGAACATCTTCCAATTCGTAGCTCTCCATGTATGGTATATCACAACTCCCCATACAGCTGCTAGGATCTCCTTTTTGAACTGTTTTCCCTGCTTATTCTTCAGGTTGATCAAACCTCTTCTCAATTCTGTCATAGAGTGTAACACCAGTCCACTGCTCTATCGAAGTCCTAACTACATTGATCCAGCTACACTCCACAAACAAATGCTTTGGTTCTCACGAACCAGGGACACACAGGCAACACTCACTCTGCTCCACTGGCATTTTCAGCTGCAATAACCTGTCTTTTATAAGCAGTCTGTTATGAGATGATAAACACCTAATGACCCTATGCTTTGGTTGAGCCATTGCACTCCATATAAGATCAACAGTAGCAAGTCTAGGTTGTTCTCCTATCAGATCCAAATAGCTACAAGTAATGGAATACTCACCTGTAAGAGTCAAACCATACTTTTCCCTGCACATACCATCTTTTCATCCTTTCTTTCAAAGGGTTTATCTTCCTCCAGCACCAACTACTATCTGGAGGAGACTTGTAGACCCATATGCTTTCAGTAGATTTCATATATACACCATGGGCCCGCTTGACCCACAGTGACTCTTTCTTTTCAATAAACTGCTACAACAATTCACAACAGAAGCAATATTCCAAGTTCTGCATCCCTTGATATTTAGCCCCCCTAACTTCTTTGGGAAACAAAATTTTTCCCATGAAACCAAGGAgatcttcattatttttttagagcTTCCCCACAAGTATTCCCTACAAGTACTCCCTACACCTCTTATCCACTTCTTTCAATATCCTTTGGGCAAAATAAATACTGCTCCCCAAGAACTATGAATTATAAAGAATACAACATTTATAACCTGAAGTCTGCCTGTAGAGGATAACCTGTTTGGAGTATGTCCGTTTGATTCAGTTGGTGATTTTGTCTACTAGTTGTAGGCATTCCATTTTACTCCATTTCTTGGATGAGAAGCAATCCAAGATATCTTATAGGGCATGCTCCAATAGAAAATGAAGTCTAAGCAATGATTTGGCTCTTGACTTTGTCAGTAACTCTAGCCATAAAGATGCTTGAATTGTCTATATTAGCAACCAGCCTAGTAAATCGCTGAAATGTGTTAGTGCTTCCATGATCCTATGTACTGAGCCCACTGTCCCTTTACAGCATAGCATAAGATCATCAGCAAAAATAAGATGAGTCAACTGCACAGCCTTGTGCACGTGGTGGAACTTAAAATCAGGTAGCATGCACATTAATTTTAGAATCCTAGTAAGGTACTCCATCACCAAGACAAACAACAGTGGTGAGGCTGAGTCCTCTTCTCCCTTCAAAGAACCGGTGGCTTTCCCCATTTACCCTGACAGAGAATTTAGTTGTGGTCACACAAGTCATCACTAGCTTAATGAATTTCCCAGAAAATCCAAAGCCTTTCATGCTTCCTCCAAGAATTCCCACCTCACCATGTCATATGCCTTCTTTCGGTCAATCTTCAGTGAGCACTTAGGTGAAGGCTTCCTGTTATAGTGCCTAAGTAGATAGTGAACAAATCAAAACATTGTGGATACAAAACATTGTGGATCATTGATCTCCCTTGCACAAATGCTACTTGATTTTCAGCCACCAAATGATTTACAACAGTTTTTAGTCTTGTAAAGATCATTTTGGAGATGCATTTATACAAGACATTACAGCAAGACTTTGGTATATGTTGTCTATGTTCTGGATTATCCACTTTAGGGATAAGCGTAATGATGGTGACGTTTGCTCTTATTACTACTAATTTTAAAGATAGCAGACTTTACCTCCTGTCAAGTAAATGGCTTAACTAAATCAACCTGCTGATCAATAGTTAGAAGACTACGATGAGCTGCTTTTCCTAGCAAATCAGTGTAATAATCCACAAACACTTGTGCAACTAATTCAGAGTCATTCTGCCAGTCACCTTGGTCATCCTTAAGTTGTGTTGTAGAAAGATGGAGTCTCCTATGTTTGATCACAAAATGAAAGTACTTGGCATTGTCATCTCCTAATCTTAACCAAATTACTTTACTCTTTTGCTGTAAATATACTTCAGCCAGATAAGAAGACTTCCTATAGGTTTGGTATTTCAAACTCTCCTCTTGTTGTATCTCCATATTCCCAGGATCAGCTTGCAACCTCAACTAAATCTCTTTAACTGCATTGCTATCATCATCAGCCTCAGTGCCAAACAATTTGAACGTCCCAAAATGGAAacattttcatatgaattggGACAGAGAGTACATAAACTTGAGATCATAGTAGTCTAAACTTTAAACCCTACACGATATGGATTTCCAACTCACTGTACTTAACATCAGTGACATTTATATACCAATCACTAATTTAAAGCTGAAAATTGGAAATTGGAGATCTCAattcatatatgtatataaaaatgtCATCACCTGAGAAATTCGGAGCC
This window encodes:
- the LOC129886674 gene encoding peptidyl-prolyl cis-trans isomerase FKBP43-like isoform X2, coding for MAFWGIEVKAGKPVTHSFDNKRGRLRISQATLGIGKAETKSLVQCNVGNKSPVFLCALLPNKTESCHLDLEFEEAEDVVFSVLGPRTVYLTGYYVGNSRRANVNSDTESYGEDIADTETGESCHDSDDDKYDDSFINDAEPEISPPSPASSSGVQDDDENLSDNKLNNNNGGHKRLRKKYQVSESENEDILQESEDEDTCLLSALKKTDVTPVASEDNQKNDMLSAEVPHRTENGVSVESKKANINSKKKRKRLEGNGSKLIEANTSSDTKDREDKANLVDVGLAMTTNMKDGQSDTLDPFAEEDSSHVPKSKKRKHSVEAKSVENHDTNCDIILKVDQLKQDPLKAGHLGEDPIAIDEEDQKLNINNSIDGKSDSVADGHQLDKKLKKKKKKKSKSQEDCMVNMDLPVLQENEMNRQSVNIEDKSLKVKSTVIKTLSNGLTIEELAVGAPGGKLAAPGKKIKVHYTGKLKENGQIFYTNMGKSPYKFRLGDKDVIEGWNLGLDGMRVGDKRRLTVPPSVGYGSQGAGENIPPNSWLVFDIELIGVRG
- the LOC129886674 gene encoding peptidyl-prolyl cis-trans isomerase FKBP43-like isoform X1 codes for the protein MAFWGIEVKAGKPVTHSFDNKRGRLRISQATLGIGKAETKSLVQCNVGNKSPVFLCALLPNKTESCHLDLEFEEAEDVVFSVLGPRTVYLTGYYVGNSRRANVNSDTESYGEDIADTETGESCHDSDDDKYDDSFINDAEPEISPPSPASSSGVQDDDENLSDNKLNNNNGGHKRLRKKYQVSESENEDILQESEDEDTCLLSALKKTDVTPVASEDNQKNDMLSAEVPHRTENGVSVESKKANINSKKKRKRLEGNGSKLIEANTSSDTKDREDKANLVDVGLAMTTNMKDGQSDTLDPFAEEDSSHVPKSKKRKHSVEAKSVENHDTNCDIILKVDQLKQDPLKAGHLGEDPIAIDEEDQKLNINNSSIDGKSDSVADGHQLDKKLKKKKKKKSKSQEDCMVNMDLPVLQENEMNRQSVNIEDKSLKVKSTVIKTLSNGLTIEELAVGAPGGKLAAPGKKIKVHYTGKLKENGQIFYTNMGKSPYKFRLGDKDVIEGWNLGLDGMRVGDKRRLTVPPSVGYGSQGAGENIPPNSWLVFDIELIGVRG